The Populus nigra chromosome 19, ddPopNigr1.1, whole genome shotgun sequence genome includes a window with the following:
- the LOC133679300 gene encoding uncharacterized protein LOC133679300 isoform X1 produces MASQGDVPLDIRRKKISGQQKREALEREISMLQKMLKQEENMHEILDRMHNKVDGSGIPLPDFLPPKMKELLTELVMVEGEIARLEGQLSQLQLGLKHEETIPKDAKSKQLQPAGNRSNLQGHMSYTACPSPFIIKGVQDKMAFETKALHFISKAIKGDYNLNDFNPNEKIGASRVFSDQKENHFHEEVKFQDRVPKKSGILKASSPLRDPRHPSPKPRERNAQVPLDLLSKSLSNSILSEDNIQQLQPNRLSENIMKCLNFIYVRLLRTSRAMELEKSGPISRSLNSSMISRSFRAENSMNSKSNLLLQKESRQQDPYGIFNVEESIPRDIGPYKNLVMFTSSSMDPKWISHSSSIPLLKKLRVLMNNLQTVDLRFLTYHQKLAFWINMYNACIMHGFIQYGVPSTPEKLFTLINKATLNIGGNTINAQAIEHYILRKPASSNEVNQKKEKDDKEAVVRKLYGLESMDPNITFALCCGTRSSPAVRVYTAEGVIAELEKSKLEYLQASVVVTSTKKIAFPDLLLRNTLDFAMDTDTLVEWVCHHLPTSGTLRKSIVDCFRGHNSGKIPCITVEKIPYDFEFQYLLAI; encoded by the exons ATGGCCAGCCAGGGCGACGTGCCACTAGATATT agaagaaagaaaatcagtGGGCAGCAAAAAAGGGAGGCTCTGGAAAGAGAG ATTTCCATGCTTCAGAAAATGctgaaacaagaagaaaatatgcATGAGATTTTGGATCGTATGCATAACAAGGTTGATGGTTCTGGGATCCCTCTCCCAGACTTCCTTCCTCCTAAG ATGAAAGAGCTCTTAACAGAGTTGGTCATGGTTGAGGGTGAGATAGCTCGATTGGAAGGTCAATTAAGCCAACTTCAACTGGGTCTGAAACACGAAGAGACAATTCCTAAGGAtgcaaaatcaaaacaactGCAACCTGCTGGAAATCGAAGCAACCTCCAAGGCCATATGTCCTACACAGCTTGTCCAAGCCCCTTCATCATAAAAGGCGTTCAAGATAAAATGGCATTTGAGACCAAGGCATTACATTTTATAAGTAAAGCAATTAAGGGTGACTATAATCTTAATGACTTCAATCCAAATGAGAAAATAGGAGCCTCGAGAGTATTTTCTGATCAGAAAGAAAACCACTTCCATGAAGAGGTTAAATTTCAAGACAGGGTTCCAAAAAAAAGTGGGATACTGAAGGCATCTTCACCTTTGCGAGATCCTAGACATCCCTCCCCCAAG CCGAGAGAACGTAATGCGCAGGTCCCCTTGGACCTCTTATCGAAATCACTATCTAATTCAATTCTATCAGAAGATAACATTCAACAGCTGCAACCCAACAGGCTATCTGAGAACATCATGAAGTGTTTGAACTTCATATATGTCAGGTTACTGAGGACATCAAGAGCAATGGAACTAGAGAAATCAGGACCCATTTCCAGATCTTTGAACTCCTCTATGATATCAAGAAGTTTCAGGGCCGAGAACAGCATGAACTCAAAGTCGAACCTTCTGTTACAGAAGGAATCAAGACAACAGGATCCATATGGTATCTTTAATGTGGAAGAGTCTATTCCTAGGGATATAGGTCCTTATAAAAACTTGGTTATGTTCACATCAAGCTCCATGGACCCCAAATGGATTTCACATTCTAGTTCTATTCCTCTCTTGAAAAAGTTAAG GGTGTTAATGAACAATCTCCAGACTGTGGACTTGAGATTCCTGACTTACCACCAGAAACTGGCATTCTGGATCAACATGTACAATGCCTGTATCATGCAT GGATTTATTCAGTACGGAGTGCCTTCTACACCAGAAAAACTGTTCACATTGATTAACAAG GCAACACTCAACATAGGAGGCAACACTATCAATGCTCAAGCAATAGAGCATTATATTTTGAGGAAGCCAGCATCTTCAAACGAG gttaatcaaaagaaagaaaaggatgatAAAGAAGCTGTTGTTCGTAAACTTTATGGACTGGAATCGATGGATCCTAATATCACATTTGCTCTTTGTTGTGGAACTCGTTCATCTCCTGCT GTAAGAGTGTATACAGCTGAAGGTGTCATAGCTGAGTTGGAGAAATCAAAGTTAGAGTATCTGCAGGCTTCAGTAGTGGTTACTAGCACAAAAAAGATAGCATTCCCTGATCTTCTGCTTCGAAACACGCTTGATTTTGCAATGGACACGGACACGTTAGTTGAATGGGTTTGTCATCACTTACCTACATCTGGGACACTGAGGAAATCAATAGTGGATTGCTTCAGGGGCCATAACAGTGGCAAAATACCCTGCATTACTGTTGAGAAGATACCATATGACTTCGAATTCCAGTATCTATTGGCAATATAG
- the LOC133679300 gene encoding uncharacterized protein LOC133679300 isoform X2, translating into MLQKMLKQEENMHEILDRMHNKVDGSGIPLPDFLPPKMKELLTELVMVEGEIARLEGQLSQLQLGLKHEETIPKDAKSKQLQPAGNRSNLQGHMSYTACPSPFIIKGVQDKMAFETKALHFISKAIKGDYNLNDFNPNEKIGASRVFSDQKENHFHEEVKFQDRVPKKSGILKASSPLRDPRHPSPKPRERNAQVPLDLLSKSLSNSILSEDNIQQLQPNRLSENIMKCLNFIYVRLLRTSRAMELEKSGPISRSLNSSMISRSFRAENSMNSKSNLLLQKESRQQDPYGIFNVEESIPRDIGPYKNLVMFTSSSMDPKWISHSSSIPLLKKLRVLMNNLQTVDLRFLTYHQKLAFWINMYNACIMHGFIQYGVPSTPEKLFTLINKATLNIGGNTINAQAIEHYILRKPASSNEVNQKKEKDDKEAVVRKLYGLESMDPNITFALCCGTRSSPAVRVYTAEGVIAELEKSKLEYLQASVVVTSTKKIAFPDLLLRNTLDFAMDTDTLVEWVCHHLPTSGTLRKSIVDCFRGHNSGKIPCITVEKIPYDFEFQYLLAI; encoded by the exons ATGCTTCAGAAAATGctgaaacaagaagaaaatatgcATGAGATTTTGGATCGTATGCATAACAAGGTTGATGGTTCTGGGATCCCTCTCCCAGACTTCCTTCCTCCTAAG ATGAAAGAGCTCTTAACAGAGTTGGTCATGGTTGAGGGTGAGATAGCTCGATTGGAAGGTCAATTAAGCCAACTTCAACTGGGTCTGAAACACGAAGAGACAATTCCTAAGGAtgcaaaatcaaaacaactGCAACCTGCTGGAAATCGAAGCAACCTCCAAGGCCATATGTCCTACACAGCTTGTCCAAGCCCCTTCATCATAAAAGGCGTTCAAGATAAAATGGCATTTGAGACCAAGGCATTACATTTTATAAGTAAAGCAATTAAGGGTGACTATAATCTTAATGACTTCAATCCAAATGAGAAAATAGGAGCCTCGAGAGTATTTTCTGATCAGAAAGAAAACCACTTCCATGAAGAGGTTAAATTTCAAGACAGGGTTCCAAAAAAAAGTGGGATACTGAAGGCATCTTCACCTTTGCGAGATCCTAGACATCCCTCCCCCAAG CCGAGAGAACGTAATGCGCAGGTCCCCTTGGACCTCTTATCGAAATCACTATCTAATTCAATTCTATCAGAAGATAACATTCAACAGCTGCAACCCAACAGGCTATCTGAGAACATCATGAAGTGTTTGAACTTCATATATGTCAGGTTACTGAGGACATCAAGAGCAATGGAACTAGAGAAATCAGGACCCATTTCCAGATCTTTGAACTCCTCTATGATATCAAGAAGTTTCAGGGCCGAGAACAGCATGAACTCAAAGTCGAACCTTCTGTTACAGAAGGAATCAAGACAACAGGATCCATATGGTATCTTTAATGTGGAAGAGTCTATTCCTAGGGATATAGGTCCTTATAAAAACTTGGTTATGTTCACATCAAGCTCCATGGACCCCAAATGGATTTCACATTCTAGTTCTATTCCTCTCTTGAAAAAGTTAAG GGTGTTAATGAACAATCTCCAGACTGTGGACTTGAGATTCCTGACTTACCACCAGAAACTGGCATTCTGGATCAACATGTACAATGCCTGTATCATGCAT GGATTTATTCAGTACGGAGTGCCTTCTACACCAGAAAAACTGTTCACATTGATTAACAAG GCAACACTCAACATAGGAGGCAACACTATCAATGCTCAAGCAATAGAGCATTATATTTTGAGGAAGCCAGCATCTTCAAACGAG gttaatcaaaagaaagaaaaggatgatAAAGAAGCTGTTGTTCGTAAACTTTATGGACTGGAATCGATGGATCCTAATATCACATTTGCTCTTTGTTGTGGAACTCGTTCATCTCCTGCT GTAAGAGTGTATACAGCTGAAGGTGTCATAGCTGAGTTGGAGAAATCAAAGTTAGAGTATCTGCAGGCTTCAGTAGTGGTTACTAGCACAAAAAAGATAGCATTCCCTGATCTTCTGCTTCGAAACACGCTTGATTTTGCAATGGACACGGACACGTTAGTTGAATGGGTTTGTCATCACTTACCTACATCTGGGACACTGAGGAAATCAATAGTGGATTGCTTCAGGGGCCATAACAGTGGCAAAATACCCTGCATTACTGTTGAGAAGATACCATATGACTTCGAATTCCAGTATCTATTGGCAATATAG